From Arcticibacter tournemirensis, one genomic window encodes:
- a CDS encoding 3'-5' exonuclease, translated as MLEQTDLQQVLVLDIETVPQYASFDLVPPVFRELWEKKTLPQRKEGETPEEFYPKAGIMAEFGKIVCISVGIFTRQGDQMGLRVKSFAGDDECALLSGFISLLDKQPPSLSLCAHNGKEFDFPYLCRRTLINELCIPAQLRIRGKKPWEINHLDTMELWKFGDYKNYTSLNLLAAVFNIPTPKDDINGSDVYRVYWEEHNIERIKTYCQKDVITTAQLLMRFKQLPLIADENIAIV; from the coding sequence ATGCTTGAACAAACCGATCTTCAACAAGTGCTGGTGCTCGACATAGAAACAGTACCGCAATACGCTTCCTTTGATCTGGTTCCACCAGTGTTCAGGGAGCTTTGGGAGAAAAAGACATTGCCACAGCGTAAAGAAGGTGAAACGCCCGAAGAGTTTTATCCCAAAGCAGGGATCATGGCTGAGTTCGGGAAGATAGTGTGTATCTCGGTGGGCATCTTTACCCGCCAGGGCGACCAAATGGGCCTGCGTGTAAAATCATTTGCCGGTGACGATGAATGTGCCCTTCTGTCGGGTTTCATTTCGCTGCTCGACAAGCAACCACCATCTTTAAGCCTGTGTGCCCATAATGGCAAGGAGTTCGACTTTCCCTATCTCTGCCGCCGTACGCTTATAAACGAGCTGTGTATTCCTGCACAATTACGCATAAGAGGCAAAAAACCCTGGGAGATAAATCATCTCGACACCATGGAGCTATGGAAGTTCGGTGACTATAAAAACTATACCTCTTTAAATCTGCTGGCCGCTGTTTTTAATATCCCCACTCCAAAAGATGATATTAATGGCAGTGACGTTTACCGGGTTTACTGGGAGGAACACAATATTGAACGCATTAAAACTTACTGTCAAAAGGACGTTATCACTACAGCACAGCTTCTTATGAGGTTCAAACAGCTACCCCTGATAGCCGATGAGAATATAGCAATCGTGTGA
- the rnr gene encoding ribonuclease R, which yields MAKKKSSHILTVFNQLLSDIFERNGNKPLNYKQVAAKLNLNDPESRDTIMELLKDESKKGLFREVDRGKFQLKEQKTLVTGIVSMTSDGSAFIIPEDEFEEDIYVAPRKLRTALNGDKVKIYVFAKSKGKRKEGEVIEIIQRAKMDFTGILKVSERFAFFIPDDRKMLHDIFIPLGELNGAKHGEKAIARITDWPEGAKNPIGSITRVLGIQGENNTEMNAILAEYGFPLQFPDEVENEANSIPENISNEEIAKRRDFREVLTFTIDPADAKDFDDAISFRRLENGNYEVGVHIADVTHYVKPDTALDKEAFDRGTSVYLVDRVIPMLPERLSNGVCSLRPKEDKLCFAAVFELDKDANVINQWFGKTVIHSDRRFSYEEAQEVIEGNSEDLKEEIHILNDLAYKLRDRKFKHGAISFESTEVKFKLDEQSRPIGVYVKERKDAHKLIEDFMLLANRKVAEFIAKKGRGKKRLTFVYRAHDAPNEQTLASFAQFAARFGYKINTKSDKEIARSLNTLMEDVEGKKEQNVLTQLAIRSMAKAIYTTKKSSHYGLAFDFYTHFTSPIRRYPDMMVHRLLEHYLNEGQSVNEEAYEKMCLHTSQMEKKAADAERASVKYKQAEYLENNIGREYTGIISGVTEWGMYVEIIENKCEGMIRLRDITDDFYVLDEKNYCIIGQRKKKKYQLGDEVTIMVKKVDLSKRQIDFTLLHRKAGEESSF from the coding sequence ATGGCAAAAAAAAAATCAAGTCATATACTCACCGTTTTCAACCAGCTCTTAAGCGACATCTTTGAGCGAAACGGAAATAAGCCGCTTAATTACAAGCAAGTAGCTGCGAAACTAAACCTTAATGATCCTGAATCGAGAGATACCATCATGGAGCTCTTAAAGGATGAGAGCAAAAAGGGCCTGTTCAGGGAAGTGGATCGCGGAAAGTTTCAGCTCAAAGAGCAGAAGACCCTGGTAACAGGAATTGTATCCATGACCAGCGATGGTTCTGCCTTCATAATACCCGAGGACGAATTTGAGGAAGATATCTATGTAGCGCCGCGAAAACTGCGCACAGCACTCAATGGAGACAAGGTAAAGATTTATGTCTTTGCAAAAAGTAAAGGCAAACGAAAGGAAGGCGAGGTAATCGAAATTATTCAGCGCGCCAAGATGGACTTTACCGGTATCCTCAAGGTGTCGGAGCGTTTTGCCTTCTTTATCCCTGACGATAGGAAAATGCTTCACGATATTTTCATACCACTGGGAGAACTAAACGGGGCAAAACATGGAGAAAAAGCGATAGCCAGGATCACCGACTGGCCTGAGGGGGCCAAAAACCCTATAGGCTCAATAACACGGGTTTTGGGGATTCAGGGAGAGAATAACACAGAAATGAATGCTATTCTCGCTGAATATGGCTTTCCCCTCCAGTTTCCCGATGAAGTTGAAAACGAAGCCAATTCTATTCCCGAGAACATTTCGAATGAGGAGATTGCGAAAAGACGCGACTTTAGGGAAGTGCTTACTTTCACAATCGACCCTGCTGATGCGAAAGACTTTGATGATGCTATTTCTTTCAGGCGGCTGGAAAATGGCAACTATGAAGTAGGGGTTCATATCGCCGACGTTACGCACTACGTAAAGCCGGATACGGCACTGGATAAAGAAGCGTTCGACCGCGGAACATCAGTATATCTCGTAGACCGCGTGATCCCTATGTTGCCCGAAAGGCTTTCAAACGGAGTTTGTTCGCTGCGCCCGAAGGAGGATAAGCTTTGTTTTGCGGCGGTCTTTGAACTTGATAAAGATGCAAACGTAATAAATCAATGGTTCGGAAAAACAGTGATTCATTCCGACAGACGGTTTTCGTATGAAGAAGCTCAGGAGGTAATTGAAGGAAATTCAGAAGATCTGAAAGAAGAAATACACATTCTTAACGATCTGGCCTATAAGCTTCGTGACCGGAAATTCAAGCATGGCGCAATTAGCTTTGAGTCTACTGAAGTGAAGTTTAAGCTTGATGAACAAAGCAGGCCAATAGGTGTATATGTTAAGGAACGCAAAGATGCACATAAGCTGATCGAAGATTTCATGCTGCTGGCTAACCGCAAAGTAGCTGAGTTTATAGCCAAAAAAGGCCGCGGCAAGAAACGGTTAACTTTCGTTTATCGTGCCCATGATGCTCCAAACGAACAGACTTTAGCTAGCTTCGCCCAGTTTGCAGCACGATTTGGATACAAGATCAACACAAAATCAGATAAGGAAATAGCACGGTCGCTCAACACCCTTATGGAAGATGTTGAAGGCAAGAAGGAACAGAACGTACTGACGCAACTGGCTATCCGGTCGATGGCTAAAGCCATTTATACTACTAAAAAATCAAGTCATTACGGACTGGCTTTCGATTTTTACACCCACTTTACCTCCCCTATCCGCCGTTATCCTGATATGATGGTACACCGTCTTTTAGAACATTATCTCAACGAAGGGCAATCTGTGAATGAAGAGGCTTATGAAAAGATGTGTTTACATACTTCGCAGATGGAAAAGAAGGCTGCGGATGCGGAACGGGCTTCTGTTAAATACAAACAGGCTGAATATCTTGAAAATAACATTGGAAGAGAGTACACCGGTATAATATCGGGAGTAACAGAGTGGGGTATGTATGTCGAAATAATAGAAAATAAATGTGAGGGCATGATTCGTCTCCGCGATATCACCGACGACTTCTATGTGCTTGATGAAAAGAACTATTGTATCATCGGACAGCGCAAAAAGAAAAAATACCAGCTTGGAGATGAGGT